A region of Streptosporangiales bacterium DNA encodes the following proteins:
- a CDS encoding glutamate racemase yields the protein MADAPIGIFDSGVGGLTVARAVLDQLPHEPVLYVGDTARCPYGPRPIAQVRAFAIEMLDELVAQGVKMLVIACNAASSAVLRDARERYDIPVVEVIRPAARRAAGATRNGRVGVICTQATKTSGAYHDAFAAAPHLSVTTVACPRFVEFVEAGITTSDELVDVAREYLAPVQAAGVDTLVLGCTHYPLLSAVISYVMGDEVTLVSSAEETAKDVYRELHDSGLARPDGLPEPRHHFLTTGDEHSFARLAHRFLGPVIRRAGTLADQVGQIDEVERAG from the coding sequence GTGGCCGACGCTCCCATCGGAATCTTCGACAGCGGCGTGGGTGGGCTGACTGTCGCCCGCGCCGTCCTCGACCAACTACCCCACGAGCCCGTCCTGTACGTCGGCGACACCGCGCGCTGTCCGTACGGTCCGCGACCGATCGCCCAGGTGCGCGCGTTCGCCATCGAGATGCTCGACGAGCTCGTCGCCCAGGGCGTGAAGATGCTGGTGATCGCGTGCAACGCGGCGAGCTCGGCGGTGCTCCGCGACGCGCGGGAGCGGTACGACATCCCGGTCGTCGAGGTGATCCGGCCCGCCGCGCGCCGCGCGGCGGGTGCGACGAGGAACGGTCGGGTCGGTGTGATCTGCACCCAGGCGACGAAGACGTCGGGCGCGTACCACGACGCGTTCGCCGCGGCGCCGCACCTGTCGGTGACCACCGTCGCCTGTCCGCGGTTCGTCGAGTTCGTCGAGGCGGGCATCACGACGAGCGACGAGCTCGTCGACGTCGCGCGTGAGTACCTCGCGCCGGTGCAGGCGGCCGGCGTCGACACGCTCGTGCTCGGCTGCACCCACTACCCGCTGCTGTCGGCGGTCATCTCCTACGTCATGGGCGACGAGGTGACGCTCGTGTCGAGTGCGGAGGAGACCGCGAAGGACGTCTACCGCGAGCTGCACGACAGCGGCCTCGCCCGTCCCGACGGCCTGCCGGAGCCACGGCACCACTTCCTCACGACCGGCGACGAGCACTCCTTCGCCCGGCTCGCGCACCGGTTCCTCGGCCCCGTGATCAGGCGTGCCGGCACGCTCGCGGACCAGGTCGGGCAGATCGACGAGGTCGAGCGGGCCGGCTGA
- the rdgB gene encoding RdgB/HAM1 family non-canonical purine NTP pyrophosphatase, protein MRAAHPDPAGRSRVVRLLLATRNAHKVEELRRILAAAGIGAEIVDASAFPEVPDVAETGATFADNALLKARAFASATALPSVADDSGIAVDALNGMPGVLSARWSGRDGDDRTNLALVLDQLADVPDERRGASFVCAAAVALPDGTERVVEGTLPGLVVREPRGGGGFGYDPVFVPEGETRTTAELSPDEKDAISHRGRAFRALIPVLRDLLAT, encoded by the coding sequence TTGCGCGCAGCTCACCCAGATCCAGCAGGCCGCTCTCGCGTCGTGAGGCTCCTGCTCGCCACGCGCAACGCGCACAAGGTCGAGGAGCTGCGGCGCATCCTCGCGGCCGCGGGGATCGGTGCGGAGATCGTCGACGCGTCCGCGTTCCCCGAGGTGCCCGACGTCGCCGAGACCGGCGCAACGTTCGCGGACAACGCGCTGCTCAAGGCGCGCGCCTTCGCATCGGCGACGGCACTGCCGTCGGTCGCCGACGACTCGGGCATCGCTGTCGACGCGCTGAACGGCATGCCGGGCGTCCTGTCCGCGCGCTGGTCGGGACGCGACGGTGACGACCGCACGAACCTCGCGCTGGTACTCGACCAGCTCGCCGACGTCCCCGACGAGCGTCGCGGCGCGTCGTTCGTCTGCGCCGCCGCGGTGGCGCTCCCCGACGGCACCGAACGCGTCGTCGAGGGAACCCTGCCCGGTCTGGTCGTCCGCGAGCCGCGCGGTGGTGGTGGCTTCGGCTACGACCCCGTCTTCGTCCCCGAGGGCGAGACGCGTACGACGGCCGAACTGTCGCCGGACGAGAAGGACGCGATCAGCCACCGCGGCCGCGCCTTCCGCGCCCTGATCCCCGTCCTGCGCGACCTCCTCGCCACCTGA
- a CDS encoding ribonuclease PH, whose product MSRPDERTAEELREIRLTRGWTDAPEGSVLCEFGRTRVLCTASVTAGVPRWRRESGLGWVTAEYAMLPRATSSRNDRESVRGKVGGRTHEISRLVGRALRPCVDMKALGENTVQLDCDVLQADGGTRTAAITGAYVALCDAVAWMHARGGMIGKKAQPLVRSVAAVSVGLIGDEPRLDLCYEEDVAAETDLNVVCTGDGAFVEVQGTAEGEPLAREELDALLDLAAKGCAQLTQIQQAALAS is encoded by the coding sequence ATGTCCCGTCCAGACGAACGTACTGCCGAGGAGCTCCGCGAGATACGCCTCACCCGGGGCTGGACCGATGCCCCGGAGGGGTCCGTGCTCTGCGAGTTCGGCCGCACGAGGGTGCTGTGCACCGCGAGTGTCACGGCAGGGGTGCCGCGATGGCGGCGCGAGTCGGGGCTCGGCTGGGTCACCGCCGAGTACGCGATGCTGCCGCGCGCGACCTCGTCACGCAACGACCGCGAGTCCGTCCGCGGCAAGGTGGGCGGCCGCACCCACGAGATCTCCCGGCTCGTCGGCCGCGCGCTCCGTCCGTGTGTCGACATGAAGGCGCTCGGCGAGAACACCGTCCAGCTCGACTGCGACGTCCTGCAGGCCGACGGCGGCACCCGCACGGCCGCGATCACCGGCGCGTACGTCGCGCTGTGCGACGCCGTCGCGTGGATGCATGCCAGGGGCGGGATGATCGGCAAGAAGGCCCAGCCCCTCGTCAGGTCCGTCGCCGCGGTCAGCGTGGGGCTCATCGGCGACGAGCCGCGCCTCGACCTCTGCTACGAGGAGGACGTCGCCGCGGAGACCGACCTCAACGTCGTGTGCACCGGCGACGGCGCGTTCGTCGAGGTGCAGGGCACCGCCGAGGGCGAGCCGCTCGCGAGGGAGGAGCTCGACGCGCTGCTCGACCTCGCCGCGAAGGGTTGCGCGCAGCTCACCCAGATCCAGCAGGCCGCTCTCGCGTCGTGA
- a CDS encoding MBL fold metallo-hydrolase: protein MRLTVLGCSGSFPGPEGPASSYLLEVDGFRVVLDMGNGSVSRLQQEDVLYGVDAVLLSHLHADHCLDLCSYYVARKYRPEGPAPRIPVYGPPGVNARMDTAYEYVEPAGMAETFDFHEWADGAGYDVGPLRVTVRRVWHAIEAYAMRIEHDGAVLTYSGDSSVDDNLVEAARDADLFLCEASLLTEWKVPDGVHLTGRQAGEHARRAAARRLVLTHLPPWTPKDRILAEARETYDGDVELARPGAVYEV, encoded by the coding sequence ATGCGGCTCACGGTGCTGGGGTGTTCCGGCAGCTTCCCCGGTCCCGAGGGACCCGCGTCCTCGTACCTGCTCGAGGTCGACGGCTTCCGCGTCGTCCTCGACATGGGCAACGGCTCGGTGAGCCGGCTGCAGCAGGAGGACGTCCTGTACGGCGTCGACGCGGTGCTGCTGTCGCACCTGCACGCCGACCACTGCCTCGACCTGTGCTCGTACTACGTGGCGCGCAAGTACCGTCCCGAGGGCCCCGCGCCGAGGATTCCCGTCTACGGCCCGCCGGGCGTCAACGCGCGCATGGACACCGCGTACGAGTACGTCGAGCCGGCCGGCATGGCCGAGACCTTCGACTTCCACGAGTGGGCCGACGGCGCGGGCTACGACGTCGGGCCGCTCCGGGTGACCGTCAGGCGCGTCTGGCACGCGATCGAGGCGTACGCGATGCGCATCGAGCACGACGGCGCCGTGCTCACCTACAGCGGCGACTCCTCCGTCGATGACAACCTGGTCGAGGCGGCGCGCGACGCCGACCTCTTCCTCTGCGAGGCGTCGCTGCTGACGGAGTGGAAGGTGCCCGACGGCGTGCACCTCACCGGACGGCAGGCGGGCGAGCATGCGCGGCGCGCGGCGGCCCGCCGGCTCGTGCTGACGCACCTGCCGCCGTGGACCCCGAAGGACCGCATCCTCGCCGAGGCGCGCGAGACGTACGACGGTGACGTCGAGCTGGCGCGCCCGGGCGCGGTGTACGAGGTCTGA
- a CDS encoding MFS transporter — MAASRHLDFAARWLRSQGEGFYTIGSAGHEANAFVADAVRPTDPALLHYRSGAFYLARAAQVPGQEPVRDVLLSLVAAAEDPISGGRHKVFGNHALSIIPQTSTIASHLPRAVGVGFAIGRAAKLRVPSAWPDDAIAVCSFGDASANHSTAVGAINTACQVSYSGLPLPVLFVCEDNGIGISVPTPRGWIETAYGNRPGLAYFAADGADPESCHAAATAAVEHVRTRRSPAFLHLSVVRYLAHAGTDAEIGYRSAAEIEADYARDPLVGTATLLVRSGVAKPRQVIDRYERIRADVMATAEKVCGSRRLSSTAEVTASLAPRRPARVAEVATTAADAEERKRIFEGRLPEHEGPVTLATAINRSLADALAVRQGMLVYGEDVGRKGGVYGVTQRLAKRFGAARVFDSLLDEQSILGIALGAGLTGLLPVPEIQYLAYLHNAEDQLRGEAATQQFFSAGQYRNGMVVRVAGLAYQKGFGGHFHNDNSVGVLRDIPGIVIAAPSRPDDAAAMMRTCLAAAEVDGSVCVYLEPIALYHTKDLHTEGDGGWLAPYAPPEDWESAHVPLGRARVYGNGNDLTLVTYGNGLAMSLRAATTLEKAGVGVRVLDLRWLAPLPVDDLLLHANATGKVLVVDETRRTGGVSEGVIAALLDAGYRGRVSRVASEDSFIPLGDAAYHVLLDERAIEWEARELFH; from the coding sequence ATGGCCGCCAGCCGGCACCTCGACTTCGCGGCGCGGTGGCTGCGCTCCCAGGGCGAGGGCTTCTACACGATCGGCTCGGCCGGCCACGAGGCCAACGCGTTCGTCGCCGACGCGGTGCGGCCGACCGACCCGGCGCTGCTGCACTACCGGTCCGGCGCCTTCTACCTCGCCCGGGCCGCGCAGGTGCCGGGGCAGGAACCCGTCCGCGACGTCCTGCTCAGCCTCGTCGCCGCGGCCGAGGATCCGATCTCCGGCGGCCGGCACAAGGTCTTCGGCAACCACGCGCTGTCGATCATCCCGCAGACGTCCACGATCGCCTCGCACCTGCCGCGCGCGGTCGGCGTCGGGTTCGCGATCGGGCGGGCCGCGAAGCTACGGGTGCCGAGCGCCTGGCCGGACGACGCCATCGCCGTGTGCAGCTTCGGCGACGCGTCGGCCAACCACTCCACCGCCGTCGGCGCGATCAACACGGCCTGCCAGGTCAGCTACTCCGGCCTCCCGCTCCCGGTGCTGTTCGTCTGCGAGGACAACGGCATCGGGATCAGCGTCCCGACACCGCGCGGGTGGATCGAGACGGCGTACGGCAACCGGCCGGGACTCGCCTACTTCGCCGCCGACGGCGCCGACCCGGAGAGCTGCCATGCCGCGGCCACCGCCGCCGTCGAGCACGTCCGCACCAGGCGGTCACCGGCGTTCCTGCACCTGTCCGTCGTGCGCTACCTGGCCCACGCCGGCACCGACGCCGAGATCGGCTACCGGAGCGCCGCGGAGATCGAGGCCGACTACGCCCGCGACCCGCTCGTGGGCACCGCCACCCTGCTCGTCCGGTCGGGCGTCGCCAAGCCGCGCCAGGTGATCGACAGGTACGAGCGGATCCGCGCCGACGTCATGGCCACGGCGGAGAAGGTCTGCGGCAGCCGGCGGCTGTCCAGCACCGCCGAGGTCACCGCGTCACTCGCGCCGCGGCGTCCGGCGCGGGTCGCCGAGGTCGCCACCACCGCGGCCGACGCGGAGGAGCGCAAGCGGATCTTCGAGGGCAGGCTGCCCGAGCACGAGGGCCCCGTCACGCTGGCCACCGCGATCAACCGTTCCCTCGCCGACGCGCTCGCCGTCCGCCAGGGCATGCTCGTGTACGGCGAGGACGTCGGCCGCAAGGGCGGCGTCTACGGCGTCACGCAGCGGCTCGCGAAGCGGTTCGGCGCGGCACGGGTCTTCGACAGCCTGCTCGACGAGCAGTCGATCCTCGGCATCGCACTCGGCGCCGGCCTCACCGGGCTGCTGCCGGTGCCGGAGATCCAGTACCTCGCCTACCTGCACAACGCCGAGGACCAGCTGCGCGGCGAGGCGGCCACGCAGCAGTTCTTCTCGGCCGGCCAGTACCGCAACGGCATGGTCGTCCGGGTGGCCGGCCTCGCGTACCAGAAGGGCTTCGGCGGGCACTTCCACAACGACAACTCCGTCGGCGTCCTGCGCGACATCCCGGGCATCGTGATCGCCGCGCCGTCACGGCCCGACGACGCCGCCGCGATGATGCGCACCTGCCTCGCCGCGGCCGAGGTCGACGGCTCGGTCTGCGTCTACCTCGAGCCCATCGCGCTGTACCACACCAAGGACCTGCACACCGAGGGCGACGGCGGCTGGCTCGCCCCGTACGCGCCGCCGGAGGATTGGGAGTCCGCCCACGTGCCGCTCGGTCGCGCTCGTGTGTACGGCAACGGCAACGACCTGACGCTCGTGACGTACGGCAACGGGCTCGCGATGTCGCTGCGCGCCGCGACCACGCTGGAGAAGGCCGGCGTGGGCGTCCGCGTGCTCGACCTGCGGTGGCTCGCGCCGCTCCCGGTCGACGACCTCCTGCTGCACGCCAACGCGACCGGCAAGGTCCTCGTCGTCGACGAGACCAGGCGCACCGGCGGCGTCTCCGAGGGCGTGATCGCCGCGCTCCTCGACGCGGGCTACCGCGGCCGGGTGAGCCGGGTGGCGAGCGAGGACAGCTTCATCCCGCTCGGCGACGCCGCCTACCACGTGCTGCTCGACGAGCGCGCCATCGAGTGGGAGGCGCGCGAGCTCTTCCACTGA
- a CDS encoding LysE family translocator, with the protein MELLPFLVLCLLITVTPGLDTAVVVRNTLRAGAGAGLRTAVGCALGLFVHAVAVAVGLAELLLRSEVAFQAVKLVGEFVLVVLGGRSLWAAWRAGRVKHDVEDPDERGIRRGTPFLQGLLTNLTNPKATLFFMASLPQFVPSDPAQALPVALGLAAIAVAFSLTGLSLVSLGVGRARHLLRSPRVRRVQDALLGVTLVALGVRVATE; encoded by the coding sequence ATGGAGTTGCTGCCGTTCCTCGTCCTGTGCCTGCTCATCACGGTCACTCCCGGCCTCGACACCGCGGTCGTCGTGCGCAACACGCTGCGCGCCGGCGCGGGCGCGGGGCTCCGTACCGCCGTCGGCTGCGCACTCGGGCTGTTCGTGCACGCCGTCGCGGTCGCCGTGGGGCTGGCCGAGCTGCTGCTGCGCAGCGAGGTGGCGTTCCAGGCGGTCAAGCTGGTCGGTGAGTTCGTCCTCGTGGTGCTCGGCGGCCGGTCGCTGTGGGCGGCATGGCGGGCGGGTCGGGTGAAGCACGACGTCGAGGACCCAGACGAGCGCGGGATCCGCCGTGGCACGCCGTTCCTGCAGGGCCTGCTCACCAACCTGACCAACCCGAAGGCGACGCTGTTCTTCATGGCGAGCCTGCCGCAGTTCGTCCCGAGCGACCCCGCGCAGGCGCTTCCCGTCGCGCTCGGGCTGGCGGCGATCGCGGTCGCGTTCAGCCTCACCGGGCTCAGCCTGGTGTCCCTCGGTGTCGGCAGGGCGCGGCACCTGCTCAGGTCGCCGCGGGTACGACGCGTCCAGGACGCGCTGCTCGGCGTCACCCTCGTCGCGCTCGGCGTGCGCGTCGCCACCGAATGA